The sequence CGGTTGAATAAATGGCAAACACATAAGCGACTGTTAATTTGGCTGCTAGCCTGTGATGGCGGAGAGCTCTGATAATTATTTTTTCTTCAAAGGGCAGGGTTTATGCAATATAAAACCGGAACTAAAACAAAAACCCGCGAACCTCTGTCGCGGGATAAGGCCCTTAAGGGATAATCAATTTTTGCCCCGGCATGATTAGGTCGGGATTTTTAATGTTGTTGGCCCTTACAATGGCATCTATAGTTGTATTATACCTCTTGGCTATCTTCCATAATGTGTCTCCCCTCTGGACTATATAGATTCTCACAGTGGGCTTTTCCTTCTCCGGCGGGTATGGGTACTTTTCTTTATCTACCTCACTTACACCGACAACAACCTCCAGTTCTACCGTTTCAGTTACTTTCGCAAATATCCCCAGAACTACCCTAACTTCGTATTCTTTGTGGTTAACCAAACTAAAGCTTACATGCTCAACCATTACGTGGACTTCTACATCCATTCCCTTCTTTGCCCCGGGAATCTCTACAAACTGCGTAAACGGAATCTCTCCTTCGGTATAGTGGAGGGGTTGTTGCGGGCACACTTCTGCCACCTCAGCAACATAAAGGGTTTCAATATTGATGCTCCCTTCAATAATAACCTTATTATCAATAATGCTCTTTTCATCTATCTTTGCACTTGCCTTTACATTATATATCTGTTCTATGGGCGGTTTTTCAGACGGGACTTCCAGTACATCCTTTATAACCGACTGGGTTGTATCCTCCCCTATGACCTGAGCTACTTTCAACTTTTCTTTCTTAAGATGGATAGGCGAGGAAGGGCAGTAGGCATCCACCACAACATCGAGCTGTTCCGTGCTGGTTACCTTAGCAAAGAGTTCCAGGACGGCTTCTACCGTAACCGTTCTGGCATTTTTCCTGCGGCCCCGTGCATTTTCAACAACAACCCTTACTATTGCCGTCATATCGGGCTCTGCTCCCGGAATCTCTACAAAATGGGTAAAGGGAATCCGGCCTTCGGCAAAGTGCACGGGCTGCTGGGGCATATCTTCCGGTACGTCAGCCACATAAAGGACCTTGACATCGAGAGTGCCATCTACAATAACCTTATCCTCTATTACCTTGACCTCTTTCTCTTCCACCGAAACGTCTACCTTTATTATCTCCTGAATATTCGGTTTTTCCGCAGGGATATCTACTTCATCCTTAACAACGGTCTGGGAGAAATTCTCTCCTATAATATCATCTACCTTTATCGTTTCTTTAAGAACCTGGCAGTCGGGCCCTTTGATATCGGTAACAACTTCTACTTCTATTGCTTTAGTTATCTTCGCGAACAGGTCCAGAACGATTTTCACATCGGCTATCCTCGAATTTTTAACATCGAAGTTCACGTAATCTATATCGGCTACTACAGAGACATCCATTTTAGGTTTGGCACCGGGTACTTTTATAAAGGTGCTGAAGTTTATAGTTCCTTCCATAAAATGAACGGGTTGTTCCATATCTACATCTGCCACATACATAACCCTTACATCAATTTCTCCTTCAATTATCACCTTCCCCTCGATTACCTCAATATCCAGGGTTGCCGTATTAAGGTTTGCATCGACGGATATTACCCTCTGTATGTCAGGTTTTCCCGCAGGGACTGCTACCGTACCGTCAACCATTACCTGGGTGGATTGTTCTCCTACAACCTGACTGACCTTTACAACATCCTTTACTACCTGTACTCCCATTTTCCATAATACCCCCTTTCAAAGAAAATCTTCCTTACATATAATAATATATGACCGGCATCATAAATATGCCACCAATTTCAGGGGTACAAAAAAAGATGGCAATTCTGCCATCTTACTTTCACCTTTATTTAGATATAAAGAGCTGGGTAAACATCTTCCCGTAAGGTCCCCCGTCGATAATCCCGATACCCACATGGGTATAGTTCGGGTTTAAAATATTTCTCCTGTGACCCGGGCTGTTCATCAGGGAACTGTGAGCTTTCTCTACAGTTGGAGCCCCCGCTATGTTTTCCCCCGCATACTTATAGCTGATACCGTAGGATTTCATCATTTCGAAAGGAGAGCCGTAAACGGGTGAATTATGACCGAAATAGTTATTTTCTATCATGTCCCTGCTCTTCATCCTGGCCAGCTTGATTAGCTCCTTATCAGGAATCAATGGAGCCAGGCCGGCCTTTTCCCTCTCTGAATTTACCAGCTCCAACATCTTCTGTTCATCGACGGTCATATAGCCTGAGGAAGGAACCTGGGATTCCCCCGGGGAGAGTGGTAACGGCTCCTCTGCCACAGGGGTCTGGGAAACTGGAGGTTTTACTTCAAATCCGTAAGGGGTTTCTTTAATAATTCTGAAGATATAATTATAAGGGTAAGTTATGGCGTATCTGTAAGTATATGTTGTCCTGTATACCCTGTAAACAGTGTAAGCCTGTCCTTCTTTTACTGTTACCAGTGACATTGTTAAAAACAACAACATCAATATCCCGATAATGCGTACAGTTTTTTTCAAAAAAATTCCTCCTTTTCCTTTATGATCCTCATGCGGGATACTAAGGGGCCTTGCATAATAGTATAAACATTTAAACGTTTTTTTTCAAAAGCCTCTGTCCCCCGTAAGCCGATAAAACAGGCCTGAACCATCTATTTTATGTAAACATATCTTTTCATTGTAGCGGCACCAAAAATATTGCAGGTTAGCATCTGTATGGTAATATATTTTTGATGAGGTTATATATGGTCTTAAAGGAAAAAGGGCAGAAAACCGACATATCCCGCCCTTTTGTCATCGATTGCTGCATCACCGGCTGAATCTCACAATTCGACATTAAGTTTGTTTATAACCAGCTTTATCGGATTTAGTATTGTGGAACGGTCAGAACCTGCAAAGAGCAGACCGATCGCATTGTTTTCCATGTCCAACACCAAGGACCCGCTGTCTCCCGGTTTTGCCAGGGGCTCACTGACTATCTGGTCTTTAAACACGGCCTTTTTATCCTCTCCCATAACAACCTTGACAAAGGAGTCTACAGCCCTAACTCTGCCCCTGGTTATGCCGCTGGTCCTGCCGCTCTTCTGCACTTCTACCCCGGGCTTTGCCTCCTTTATTCCTTTAACCCGGCCGAGACCCATTATTTCGGGGATTATAACATCAGGAGAAACGGGTTTGGCCAGTGCTGCATCTACCGTATTTTCGAACGAATATTTTTCGATTTTGAATCTATAATTCGGTTTTATTAGCATTAAAAAGCCGTTTAACAGCATTTCCATGGACATGGCTATAGGGCAATATGTCGCCTGTCCTTCCAGGTTAATGGGGACAAATCTGTAAAGGTGACCTATCACATCATTCTGATTGCCGCCATCATAAGGGCCGGGTTGTAAAATGGGATCACCTATGCGGGCCCTGTTATCCCTTCCATTGGAAACATTAGCGAGGACGTGGTTATTAGATAAAATAAGGGGTTCTTTTGTGCTGGCATCCCTGACAACAGCCCCAAAGGTCCCTGCAGATGTCTTATAATGGCCGATGCTCATCCCCGGTTGAGCAGGCCTGTTTTTTTTGGTCCTTTCACTTAAAAACCTTATTTCACCTACTTCCAGCACATCGGTAACTGTTTCACCCAGGGTTTCAGGTATGATCTGTTTTTTATCGAGTTCCTTTTTAGGCAATTTTTTTTCTACAAAAACCATGACCGCCGGAGTATCAGTCTCTTTCCCCTGTTTTATTTTATACCCTATACCCACTCCCACAACATTATCTTTATCCATAAGGCTGTCTTTATATTGAAGTACAACCCTTTTTATGTTCCTCATAACGGAACCCCCTTTTCCTATCTTAATTTATAATATTTAAGGGGTTCCTTATTGGTGATAGGCCAAACAAAAAAACCATGGTTTAATCCCATGGTTTCTTTAAGATACACACTTTATTTTTTTATAGCCGTTTTCTCCGTATACGGTAACCTCAACGGTTTCCGTTAAAATGTCCGTATAACTATATGAAACCCTTCTTACAGCATTGGTTTTATCATCAATTTTTACCACAAATATATTCGGATAGGTTTTCTCCAGGATGCCTTCCCGTTCAAAGGTTTTCCGGCGGCCTCTATTTGCTTTTAATTTAACCCGTTGACCGACAAACGCCTCTACATCCTTTTTAATACGAAGCAGTTCATTTTTCCCCATTTTTCGTATCACCTTCTTTGAAAGTAAAATAACAATACATCTTTATTTTAGCACAATCATTTAACTTTGTCAATAAATATAATATTATATCAGAGCATAATAATATTTGTCAATCTTACATCTAAAGAAAAACAAAAAAAATTCGGGGTTACAGCCTGCCCCGTTTTTATATTTTATAATATTTCATTATACCGCTTAAAATCCCTCTGGCAGCCTTTCGCAAAAATTCCTCATCCCTTAGAAGCTGTTCCTCTTCGGGATTCGTTATAAATACTACTTCCACAAGTGCAGACGGCATATTTGTCTCCCTGAGGACATAGAAATTAGCCTGTTTAACGCCGCGATCTTTCCTCTTCAGGGTTTTGACAAGGGATTCCTGAATAAATGCAGCCAGTTTTTTACCTTTCAGGTCCCCCGGGTAATAAAAGGTTTCTGTTCCCGATACATTTCTATCCTTAAAAGCATTCTGGTGGACACTTATAAAAAGGTCCGAACCGGCTTCATTGGCAATTCTGACCCTTTCAGCCAATGGTACATATACATTCCCCGACCTGGTTTTTTTTACATTTGCCTCTTCTGTTTTTAGAATTTGTTCTAAATATTCACATATTTTAAGATTGATGTCTTCTTCCCTCAATCCTGTCGGCCCAACGGCAGAACCGCCTCCCCCATGGCCCGGATCGATAGTTATAACCTTGCCCCTAAGGGGTTTCTCAAAGGAGTGTTTGTTCATCTTCTCTATTTCTACCCCTGTATAATAAAAGGTCAAAATATCGTTAATATTTTTTCCCTGCTTCGCCATGCCGTCAGCCCCGTACTGACATAGACCTACACCATGGCCATATCCCATTATTTGAAAGGTGAGCTGTTTTACACTCCACCAGAAGCGGGTTGAAGGGAATTTGAGGAGTTCCCGCAGTTTTTCG is a genomic window of Koleobacter methoxysyntrophicus containing:
- the spoIID gene encoding stage II sporulation protein D codes for the protein MNKSTILLKVYINNTGQLAIMELEEYVKGVLAAEIPISFHEVAMRAQAIASRTFAIKRIRNLGGFGCKTNPEADICTDRECCQGWVSAEELKELWGDEFESNWEKINKAVTGTQGLILTYNGNPIDAVYHSTCGGSTEDSENVWGNRVSYLRKVECDYCKHSPFYKTEKTLCLRDLQEKLGIDLSEDDLHENDVFISGLIEQIERTAGRRIKKIMIGTQSFDGEKLRELLKFPSTRFWWSVKQLTFQIMGYGHGVGLCQYGADGMAKQGKNINDILTFYYTGVEIEKMNKHSFEKPLRGKVITIDPGHGGGGSAVGPTGLREEDINLKICEYLEQILKTEEANVKKTRSGNVYVPLAERVRIANEAGSDLFISVHQNAFKDRNVSGTETFYYPGDLKGKKLAAFIQESLVKTLKRKDRGVKQANFYVLRETNMPSALVEVVFITNPEEEQLLRDEEFLRKAARGILSGIMKYYKI
- a CDS encoding DUF3794 and LysM peptidoglycan-binding domain-containing protein; translated protein: MGVQVVKDVVKVSQVVGEQSTQVMVDGTVAVPAGKPDIQRVISVDANLNTATLDIEVIEGKVIIEGEIDVRVMYVADVDMEQPVHFMEGTINFSTFIKVPGAKPKMDVSVVADIDYVNFDVKNSRIADVKIVLDLFAKITKAIEVEVVTDIKGPDCQVLKETIKVDDIIGENFSQTVVKDEVDIPAEKPNIQEIIKVDVSVEEKEVKVIEDKVIVDGTLDVKVLYVADVPEDMPQQPVHFAEGRIPFTHFVEIPGAEPDMTAIVRVVVENARGRRKNARTVTVEAVLELFAKVTSTEQLDVVVDAYCPSSPIHLKKEKLKVAQVIGEDTTQSVIKDVLEVPSEKPPIEQIYNVKASAKIDEKSIIDNKVIIEGSINIETLYVAEVAEVCPQQPLHYTEGEIPFTQFVEIPGAKKGMDVEVHVMVEHVSFSLVNHKEYEVRVVLGIFAKVTETVELEVVVGVSEVDKEKYPYPPEKEKPTVRIYIVQRGDTLWKIAKRYNTTIDAIVRANNIKNPDLIMPGQKLIIP
- a CDS encoding Veg family protein; its protein translation is MGKNELLRIKKDVEAFVGQRVKLKANRGRRKTFEREGILEKTYPNIFVVKIDDKTNAVRRVSYSYTDILTETVEVTVYGENGYKKIKCVS
- a CDS encoding CAP domain-containing protein: MKKTVRIIGILMLLFLTMSLVTVKEGQAYTVYRVYRTTYTYRYAITYPYNYIFRIIKETPYGFEVKPPVSQTPVAEEPLPLSPGESQVPSSGYMTVDEQKMLELVNSEREKAGLAPLIPDKELIKLARMKSRDMIENNYFGHNSPVYGSPFEMMKSYGISYKYAGENIAGAPTVEKAHSSLMNSPGHRRNILNPNYTHVGIGIIDGGPYGKMFTQLFISK